One stretch of Mercenaria mercenaria strain notata unplaced genomic scaffold, MADL_Memer_1 contig_3825, whole genome shotgun sequence DNA includes these proteins:
- the LOC128553439 gene encoding germ cell nuclear acidic protein-like, producing the protein MSPANDGPSPADDSLSPANDGLSPADDGLSPANEGLSPADDGLSPANDGLSPADDGLSPANDANDDITTADDNISPEDDSTSPADDNQEPEDDGIIPADDEISTADDDSSTTDDGTSAADDGISPEKIIYQQQTRTYHHRRSPINRNDDISPADDGITPVDDGISPAESNQMPEDDGISSANGVISAADDDVSPAEDGISPTDDGLSPGTTEHKQQTMNYHQQTIMYHKQITHHKQTMTYHQQTMSVDYDSGPGPADDGI; encoded by the exons ATGTCACCAGCAAACGATGGCCCATCGCCAGCAGACGATAGCCTGTCACCAGCAAACGATGGCCTGTCACCAGCAGACGATGGCCTGTCACCAGCAAACGAAGGCCTGTCACCAGCAGACGATGGCCTGTCACCAGCAAACGATGGCCTGTCACCAGCAGACGATGGCCTATCACCAGCAAACGATG CAAACGATGACATAACAACAGCAGACGATAATATATCACCAGAAGATGATAGcacatcaccagcagatgataACCAAGAGCCAGAAGATGACGGCATAATACCAGCAGACGATGAAATATCAACAGCAGACGATGACTCATCAACAACAGACGATGGAACATCAGCAGCAGACGACGGTATATCACCAGAGAAGATCATCTACCAACAGCAGACGAGGACTTATCACCA CAGACGGTCACCTATAAACAGAAACGATGACATATCACCAGCAGACGATGGCATAACACCAGTAGACGATGGCATATCACCAGCTGAAAGTAACCAAATGCCAGAAGACGACGGCATTTCATCAGCAAATGGTGTCATTTCAGCAGCTGATGATGACGTATCGCCAGCTGAAGATGGCATATCACCAACAGATGATGGTCTATCACCAGGGACGACGGAACATAAACAGCAGACGATGAACTATCACCAGCAAACAATAATGTATCACAAGCAGATAACGCATCACAAGCAGACGATGACGTATCACCAGCAGACTATGTCTGTAGACTATGACTCTGGACCTGGTCCAGCAGACGATGGCATATAA
- the LOC128553438 gene encoding uncharacterized protein LOC128553438: MAVSGRKVSDFQGSISKGSAEDFDHRCEPCLAIGQQIEAHGFCVDCQGHLCKNCFAYHQRIKATKHHHLVNKNNMAKHAVSKESDECTEKCQVHKKEVIKFFCLKHEALGCNDCIVLNHRACDIDYIPEKCAGIGDSAEFREVLSELDQKMNEVEDVIKLASCREKELDCCHDKLLKEITMFRKEINDRLDQLQKQIQTDADKKKSTDKQTVKKVLETFTNISSDIKQLKSRLQDYKASQQNGQLYITMKQAKSKLKSDEIKETDKSLETTNMQYTFEQNQDLTNMLSRQHALGKLALSSSLVSTKRRKPIEQITQKEYINIKTKSDQEECFITGCVVLSSNKLVAADYDNYKLKVVDIKNKAVIEETTLSSNPWDIAVMPQDHIAVTMPEKKAILIMTTAGKLSITRKFPVKGECSGIAYHQGHLYTVCIDPKCVFITDTQGNVQNTIKLDNKRTADPYYLLLSKDLRHIFISDAGSDSFFSITLQGDISAEYKNKNFQGPRGMMMLNDGSLLVCCCRKNGSMHRISSDLKQCYTMIDDLLYPSSICYNLDHQEVYVGCISDQMIVLSAK; the protein is encoded by the coding sequence ATGGCAGTTTCGGGTCGAAAGGTTTCTGATTTTCAAGGTTCCATATCTAAAGGTTCTGCAGAGGACTTTGATCATAGATGTGAACCATGTTTGGCGATTGGTCAGCAAATAGAAGCTCAtggattttgtgtggactgtcAAGGACACTTATGTAAGAACTGCTTTGCTTACCATCAAAGGATAAAGGCGACCAAACATCATCACCtggtaaacaaaaataatatggcTAAACATGCTGTTAGCAAGGAGTCCGACGAATGCACTGAGAAGTGTCAAGTGCACAAAAAGGAAGTGATTAAATTTTTCTGTCTAAAACATGAAGCTCTCGGCTGCAACGATTGTATCGTCCTTAATCACAGAGCATGTGACATTGACTATATACCTGAGAAATGTGCTGGTATTGGGGACAGTGCAGAGTTCAGAGAGGTACTGAGTGAGCTGGACCAGAAGATGAATGAAGTCGAGGATGTTATAAAGTTGGCCTCGTGTAGAGAAAAAGAATTAGATTGCTGCCATGATAAGCTACTCAAAGAAATTACAATGTTTCGCAAAGAGATAAATGATCGCTTAGACCAACTACAAAAGCAAATCCAGACAGATGCTGACAAAAAGAAAtccacagataaacaaacagtaaagAAGGTGcttgaaacatttacaaacatttcTTCAGATATCAAACAACTAAAGTCAAGACTACAAGATTACAAAGCCTCACAGCAGAATGGACAACTTTACATTACAATGAAACAAGCTAAATCAAAACTGAAATCAGACGAAATAAAAGAGACAGACAAAAGTTTAGAAACGACAAACATGCAATACACATTTGAGCAAAATCAAGACCTGACAAACATGCTTTCAAGACAACATGCACTTGGAAAGCTCGCACTCTCTTCTTCTCTTGTATCAACAAAAAGGAGGAAACCAATTGAACAAATAAcacaaaaagaatatataaacataaagACAAAGTCAGATCAGGAGGAATGCTTTATCACAGGATGTGTTGTCCTGTCCTCTAATAAACTTGTGGCGGCTGACTATGACAATTACAAACTGAAAGTTGTtgacataaaaaataaagctGTAATAGAAGAGACAACACTTTCTTCAAATCCATGGGACATTGCAGTAATGCCTCAGGACCATATTGCTGTGACAATGCCAGAGAAGAAAGCAATCCTTATAATGACAACAGCTGGTAAACTGTCAATTACCCGCAAGTTTCCAGTTAAAGGAGAATGTAGTGGTATAGCTTATCATCAAGGTCATCTCTATACAGTGTGCATTGATCCGAAGTGTGTATTTATTACAGATACACAAGGTAACGTCCAGAACACAATTAAACTGGATAATAAGAGAACTGCCGATCCATACTACTTATTGCTAAGTAAGGATCTGAGACATATCTTCATCAGTGACGCTGGTAGCGACAGTTTCTTCAGTATAACATTACAAGGTGATATATCTGctgaatacaaaaacaaaaactttcaagGCCCACGGGGAATGATGATGCTAAACGATGGATCCTTGCTGGTGTGTTGCTGTAGGAAAAATGGCAGCATGCATCGTATCTCGAGTGATTTGAAGCAATGTTACACAATGATAGATGATCTGTTGTACCCGTCCTCTATATGCTATAATCTTGATCATCAGGAGGTCTATGTCGGATGTATTAGTGATCAGATGATTGTGTTGAGTGCAAAATAA